TGATTACAACATATCCCCGATGCTGCTTGtatggtactccctccgtcccataatgaatatagtgtcaaaaacgtcttacattataagatggagggagtagtatttaATATATCATTATTTGGTATTGCAACTAATTTAATCCTTGTTAGGACTGTTGTCCTATGAATGTGTGCCCTTCACAAGAAATAGCCAGGTGCATTAGGCTGACATAATTCTTTTTTGTTTCCGAACATGGTGGCTCTTCGGTAGAGGCATTTGAAGATTTCATTTATGCACCATGAAAACAATCTATTTCTTATTGCCTATTATCTATACCGATTAGTTGTATTTACTATCTAAATTGTTGTGTATACTGTTATACCTAGTCAATTTATATGTGACCTTGCTTTTACCGAGTGTatgtatatatatttatataagatttccttgtactaccaactAATGTATGGTTATGTTTAGGCAAGTTCAATTATTTCATATGGCCATGTATTTACCAAAATTTCTACCATTTCATTGTACAAATAGACAGGCGCGGCAACGCACGCCATCAATGATCTAGTCTCTTAACATATTCAGACATATTCAGACATAGAATCACAATCATGACAACATGCTCCACAACTCTGTGTGCTTGCCCAGAAGAAGTTTACCAAAACAAAACCTATTCGGCATGATCAATACATAACATTCATTCGTTCGTTTATTCCACAGCAAATTCACTCCGACACACACACAATGACACAACGTGATGGAACTAGAACTTGGTGGGCATATTGGCGCAGACCCTCTTGACCGAAGGTCTGGCCATGAGGTCCTCCCACCAGGCCTTCACCCTGGGGTACTCGTCGAAGAGGGCCgcgtacggggtggccatgaaGTAGAAGGTGAAGGGGAAGTGGTTGAGGTCCGCGAAGCTGAAGGAGTCCCCGGCCAGGTACCTGCTCTCGGACAGCCGCTCCTCGTACGTCCCCAGCACCCCCCTCAGCCGCTCCAGGCTCTCGTCGACGACCTTCTGGTCCGTGGCGGCGCCGCGCATGACGGGGAAGATGATGCACTCGAACACCACGGGCGAGATGGCCGGGTGGTACTGCTGCGCTTCCACCTCCGTCCACACGTCCACCATTGCCGCCCCCTTGGCGCCGCCGTTCTCTCCCAGCAGGTCCGGCGACCCCGGCGTCCTATACTTGCGCAGGATGTACCTCGCGATCGCGCGCGACTCTGTTGGTTGGGACACAACGTCCACCCCTCGAAGACTTTTCAGGTCTCTGTCCAGACCTTGGTGCCTGCTCCAAATTTAAATCTATATTTTTGGACCGTTGCTCATAGAAAACCAAGAGTGGATGGTGGTTGTGTAGGAAAATTGTATGCGTTGACGTTCACTTGACTAGGGCGTCCCGCTCATACTTTGTACTTATGCGATAACAACTTCATTTCATTGAAGCCAGCTTGCAACCGCCTACAGGCGTGGCAGGTGAAGTAAATTACGCAAAACTACCACGTTTGGAGCTAGGCTAACACATAGTACTATCATCCATGATTAAAACGACGCAAAACCATCACTTTTGGAGCTCGTATGCACATACACGTAGCACTGGTTCGGCGTTTTGCTCGGTTTAATAGCAATTCTGACTGCTTGGGCCTACCTTGACTACAACAGCCGGCGCGGGGAGGCAGTCGACAGGGCATCCTTTTTTCTCTTACATTTCCCTTTTTTTAACatcaccttatattaattaatcAACCAGTAAACTTACAATCATTCGATACAAaattcaccacacagggcggaACATCATTAATAAAAATACCATCGGATCTATTGTCAAAACTAAACTTTGCTATGAAATGAGCCACCACATTCGCCGACCGACTAATCTTAGCCAATTGAAAGTTATTAATCAGCTTAGATAAGCTAAGAGCTTCCTTCTTCAGATCAACCAACCCAGCAGAATAGATCGATCTCATCTTCTCGGGCTCTCGGCTCTCACTGCCGGCCGCTAGCGCCATCGCCTCCAGCCGCTTGTTGCCTCGCGCCACCACCATAGACCCAGCGGACGATGATGATAGCTCGCGCGTGGATGGGAACCGCGAGGAGCTGCAGCTCGGCGACCACCACAGCCAGGAGCACAACACGCCACCCCGAGCCCAAGCCCAACCCTATCATCGTATGGTGCCTTCCGCCTTCGTGCGCCGGGAAAGAGCCAACTCCCCGGCCCACGTCAAGGTCTTCCACCTCATGCTCCGGGGTCCAAGGT
The genomic region above belongs to Triticum urartu cultivar G1812 unplaced genomic scaffold, Tu2.1 TuUngrouped_contig_6021, whole genome shotgun sequence and contains:
- the LOC125530038 gene encoding glutathione S-transferase 1-like, producing MVDVWTEVEAQQYHPAISPVVFECIIFPVMRGAATDQKVVDESLERLRGVLGTYEERLSESRYLAGDSFSFADLNHFPFTFYFMATPYAALFDEYPRVKAWWEDLMARPSVKRVCANMPTKF